Proteins from a single region of Bacteroidales bacterium:
- the ahcY gene encoding adenosylhomocysteinase, with translation MFNIKEKLDYKVKDISLAEWGRKEIEIAEKEMPGLMALRQKYGDSKPLKGARISGSLHMTVQTAVLIETLRHLGAEVRWASCNIFSTQDHAAAAIAKAGIPVFAWKGETLDEYWWATFMALNHDGKGPHLVVDDGGDATLMIHLGYQVENDPTILDREPTSEDEAALLRMLKKIYIEDPSWWHRVVSEWRGVSEETTTGVHRLYKLHEKGELLVPAINVNDSVTKSKFDNLYGCRESLADGIKRATNVMIAGKVAVVCGFGDVGKGSARSLRGFGARVLVTEIDPICALQAAMEGFEVTTVEDALPIANIYVTATGNRDVIRIEHMEKMKDGSIVCNIGHFDNEIQVSALENYPGIRKINIKPQVDKYIFPDGHSIILLSEGRLVNLGNANGHPSFVMSNSFTNQTLAQIELWQNQYEIGVYRLPKKLDEEVARLHLDFLGVKLTKLTPEQAAYIGVPIDGPFKPEHYRY, from the coding sequence ATGTTTAACATAAAGGAAAAGTTGGATTATAAAGTGAAAGATATCTCACTGGCAGAGTGGGGAAGAAAAGAAATCGAAATCGCCGAAAAAGAGATGCCAGGGTTAATGGCCTTGCGTCAGAAATATGGGGATTCCAAGCCTTTGAAAGGAGCAAGGATATCTGGCTCACTTCATATGACTGTTCAAACTGCTGTGCTCATTGAAACTCTTAGACATTTGGGAGCAGAGGTTCGATGGGCCAGTTGCAATATTTTTTCAACTCAAGATCATGCTGCTGCAGCTATTGCTAAGGCAGGTATTCCCGTTTTTGCATGGAAAGGTGAAACACTAGATGAATACTGGTGGGCAACCTTTATGGCTTTGAACCATGATGGCAAGGGGCCACATCTAGTTGTTGACGATGGAGGGGATGCAACTTTAATGATTCATCTGGGGTATCAAGTTGAAAACGATCCAACTATACTTGACAGAGAACCCACTTCGGAAGATGAAGCTGCTCTCTTAAGAATGTTAAAGAAAATTTACATCGAAGATCCATCGTGGTGGCATAGAGTGGTAAGTGAGTGGAGGGGAGTTTCCGAAGAAACCACAACGGGAGTTCATCGTTTATATAAATTGCATGAGAAAGGGGAACTTTTAGTGCCAGCTATTAACGTCAACGATAGCGTAACCAAGTCGAAGTTTGATAACTTATACGGATGCAGAGAATCCCTGGCTGACGGGATAAAACGAGCCACCAATGTTATGATTGCTGGAAAAGTAGCGGTGGTTTGCGGTTTTGGAGATGTAGGAAAAGGATCTGCACGTTCACTTAGAGGTTTTGGAGCACGTGTATTGGTTACGGAAATAGATCCTATTTGTGCTTTGCAAGCAGCTATGGAAGGTTTTGAAGTCACTACCGTCGAAGATGCCTTGCCCATTGCTAATATTTATGTTACAGCCACCGGTAACCGTGATGTGATTCGAATCGAACATATGGAAAAAATGAAAGATGGTTCTATCGTTTGCAACATCGGACATTTTGACAATGAAATCCAAGTTTCTGCTCTTGAAAATTATCCAGGCATTCGGAAAATCAACATCAAACCCCAAGTTGATAAGTATATTTTTCCAGATGGACATTCCATCATTCTTTTATCAGAAGGCAGACTTGTCAATCTTGGTAATGCTAATGGTCATCCTTCTTTTGTGATGAGTAATTCCTTTACTAATCAGACGCTAGCTCAAATAGAATTGTGGCAAAATCAATATGAAATAGGAGTTTATCGTTTACCTAAAAAGCTAGATGAAGAAGTTGCACGTTTGCATCTTGATTTTCTTGGTGTTAAATTAACAAAACTAACACCCGAACAAGCTGCTTACATAGGTGTGCCCATAGATGGTCCCTTTAAACCTGAGCATTATCGTTATTGA
- a CDS encoding VOC family protein: MLRHIGVHIFEESEVHDFYEQVLGFTKIKTYIFYPDAALKLFGEERLIPIHRMQRFEVILELFVCPVPFTPGVSHMALEYWQANQIIEKARKANYTVVEFEKRTGKKGYFIKDKAGNIFEIKEINLV; this comes from the coding sequence ATGCTTCGGCACATAGGAGTACATATTTTTGAAGAAAGTGAAGTCCATGACTTTTATGAGCAAGTCTTAGGTTTTACGAAGATCAAAACTTACATTTTTTATCCAGATGCTGCATTAAAATTATTTGGAGAGGAAAGATTAATACCTATCCATCGCATGCAGAGGTTCGAAGTTATTCTGGAGCTCTTCGTATGTCCTGTCCCATTTACTCCTGGCGTATCTCATATGGCTTTGGAATATTGGCAGGCTAACCAAATCATCGAAAAAGCTAGAAAAGCTAATTATACTGTCGTAGAATTTGAAAAAAGGACTGGTAAAAAAGGGTATTTTATCAAGGATAAAGCGGGAAATATCTTTGAAATTAAAGAAATAAATTTGGTTTAA
- a CDS encoding elongation factor G has translation MKVYQTKEIRNIALVGGAKSGKTTLAECMLFEGGVINRRGTIEDKNTVSDYREIEIEKQSSIFSTVLFAQYGGKKINIIDTPGFDEFVGEVLAALTVSDVAIMLINAQNGIEVTTEISWRNITRMRKPVVFFLNQLDHEKAQFEEVVKDLQNTFGNKVIPVQYPLQVGHGFNALVDVLSMKLLTFPSGGGKPEVKDLPDSEKTKAEAYRNQLIEAAAESNESLMEKFFEQGDLSPEDFHEGLMQSIIQRNIYPLLCGSSKLNIGTTSLMEFIINYLPAPDQVEPLKTEDGKELLIKADEPFVGFVFKTTIEQHLGEISFFKILQGEITEGVDVINASNSGKERISQILVTAGKIREKVERAVAGDIVATVKLKSTGTNDTLYHPKRSEIKIAPIAYPDPKFRTAVKAQNTADDEKLGEVLAKLRKMDPTILVEYSKELKQIIVSGQGEMHINAARWHIETIEKIPIEFLPPKIPYRETITKASKASYRHKKQSGGAGQFGEVHMMIEPYREGMSYSTEFPIRGTEEYNLPWGGKLVFHNCIVGGAIDARFMPAILKGIMEKMEEGPLTGSYARDIVVYIYDGKMHPVDSNEISFRLAGRNAFKEAFKNAAPKILEPIYEVEVIVPSDRMGDVMTDLQNRRGVVLGMEGEGHYQKIRARVPLAEMTRYSTALSSLTSGKATYTMKFSDYQQVPAEIQAQLLKAYEEQAKEEE, from the coding sequence ATGAAGGTATATCAGACAAAGGAGATTCGAAACATTGCACTGGTAGGTGGAGCAAAATCTGGTAAGACCACCCTTGCAGAGTGTATGTTGTTTGAGGGAGGTGTCATTAACCGACGTGGTACCATCGAAGATAAAAATACGGTATCCGACTATCGTGAAATAGAAATTGAAAAACAAAGTTCCATTTTTTCAACTGTGCTTTTTGCTCAGTACGGTGGGAAAAAAATAAATATTATAGATACACCTGGTTTTGATGAATTTGTTGGTGAAGTGTTAGCAGCTTTGACAGTATCTGACGTGGCAATCATGCTTATCAATGCTCAGAACGGAATTGAGGTAACTACGGAAATAAGCTGGCGAAACATTACTCGAATGAGGAAACCTGTAGTTTTTTTTCTTAATCAACTAGATCACGAAAAAGCTCAATTTGAAGAAGTGGTTAAAGACCTTCAAAATACTTTCGGAAACAAAGTTATCCCAGTTCAATATCCTTTACAAGTGGGTCATGGGTTTAATGCTTTAGTTGATGTGTTAAGCATGAAACTCTTGACTTTTCCCAGTGGTGGAGGAAAACCTGAAGTAAAGGACCTACCTGATTCGGAAAAAACTAAAGCAGAAGCTTACAGAAACCAACTAATTGAAGCTGCAGCTGAAAGTAACGAATCCTTAATGGAGAAATTTTTCGAGCAAGGTGATTTATCGCCCGAAGATTTTCATGAAGGTCTTATGCAAAGCATTATTCAACGAAATATTTATCCTTTGTTATGTGGAAGTTCAAAGTTGAATATAGGGACAACATCTTTAATGGAATTCATTATTAATTACCTTCCGGCACCTGACCAAGTAGAACCTCTCAAAACAGAAGATGGGAAAGAGTTGCTTATTAAAGCAGATGAGCCATTCGTGGGTTTCGTATTTAAGACAACCATTGAACAACATTTAGGTGAAATTTCATTTTTCAAGATTCTACAGGGAGAAATAACAGAAGGAGTCGATGTTATCAATGCATCCAATAGTGGGAAGGAAAGGATCTCTCAAATTTTAGTAACTGCAGGAAAGATTCGAGAGAAAGTGGAAAGGGCTGTCGCCGGTGACATCGTGGCTACTGTAAAGCTTAAGAGTACAGGCACCAACGATACACTATATCATCCTAAACGTTCAGAAATAAAGATTGCTCCTATTGCCTACCCTGATCCCAAATTCAGAACTGCAGTAAAGGCTCAGAATACTGCGGACGATGAAAAGTTAGGTGAAGTTTTGGCTAAGTTAAGAAAAATGGATCCAACCATTCTGGTTGAGTATTCGAAGGAACTTAAACAAATTATTGTTTCGGGACAGGGTGAAATGCATATAAATGCAGCCAGATGGCACATTGAAACCATTGAAAAAATACCCATAGAATTTCTTCCACCTAAAATACCGTATCGTGAAACCATTACTAAAGCTTCGAAAGCTTCCTATCGTCATAAGAAACAATCAGGTGGTGCAGGTCAGTTCGGCGAAGTGCATATGATGATAGAACCTTATCGGGAAGGCATGTCTTATTCAACAGAATTTCCAATTCGTGGAACGGAAGAATATAATCTGCCATGGGGTGGGAAACTTGTTTTTCATAATTGTATTGTGGGTGGAGCTATTGATGCACGTTTTATGCCTGCCATTTTGAAAGGTATAATGGAAAAAATGGAAGAAGGACCGTTGACAGGTTCCTATGCTCGAGATATCGTTGTCTATATTTACGATGGAAAAATGCATCCTGTAGATTCAAATGAAATTTCATTTCGATTAGCAGGACGAAATGCTTTCAAGGAAGCTTTTAAAAATGCTGCTCCTAAAATCTTAGAGCCCATTTATGAAGTGGAAGTTATAGTACCGTCAGATCGGATGGGCGATGTCATGACCGATCTTCAAAATAGGAGAGGAGTTGTTCTTGGCATGGAAGGAGAAGGACATTATCAGAAAATCAGAGCAAGGGTTCCATTGGCAGAAATGACTCGCTATTCTACCGCCCTCAGCTCTCTTACTTCCGGTAAAGCAACCTATACAATGAAATTTAGCGATTACCAGCAAGTACCTGCTGAAATTCAAGCTCAATTACTTAAAGCATATGAAGAACAAGCGAAAGAAGAGGAATAA
- a CDS encoding biotin--[acetyl-CoA-carboxylase] ligase has product MIYDIWYFDELESTNDYAWKHVQHFNPEIITVIQAGFQTRGRGQGDHQWFSEKDKNLLFTICIPLNGEIKFPIFSLHHMISLSVWEYVTQVTSANDVRIKWPNDILVGNKKISGILVENLYTGRVLKWVFIGVGININQLVFPPEIVQKATSIYLITGKARDIRKETTAFMTFFSKYFQKWAQRKFIELRENYVDMLWKKNQWIDLLIKEKKEIFRAKFEDVSQEGQIVVSDQWGFVRLFYHHEIEWIF; this is encoded by the coding sequence ATGATTTATGATATTTGGTATTTTGATGAACTTGAATCTACCAATGATTATGCATGGAAACACGTACAACATTTTAATCCTGAGATCATCACAGTAATTCAAGCCGGTTTTCAAACAAGGGGAAGAGGACAAGGAGATCATCAATGGTTCTCAGAAAAGGATAAAAATCTTTTGTTTACCATTTGCATACCTTTAAATGGTGAAATTAAGTTTCCTATTTTTTCGTTACACCACATGATTTCTTTATCGGTTTGGGAATATGTTACACAGGTGACTTCTGCGAATGATGTTCGTATAAAGTGGCCCAACGATATTTTAGTTGGCAATAAAAAAATCTCTGGTATTTTAGTTGAAAATCTTTATACAGGAAGGGTTTTAAAATGGGTTTTTATTGGTGTTGGTATTAACATTAACCAACTTGTTTTTCCTCCTGAAATTGTCCAAAAGGCAACGTCGATTTATCTGATTACCGGTAAGGCAAGAGATATTCGTAAAGAAACAACCGCTTTCATGACATTTTTTAGCAAATATTTTCAAAAATGGGCACAGAGAAAATTTATAGAGCTAAGGGAAAATTATGTAGATATGCTTTGGAAAAAAAACCAATGGATTGATTTGTTAATTAAAGAAAAAAAAGAAATTTTTCGAGCTAAGTTTGAAGATGTTTCACAAGAAGGGCAAATCGTCGTGAGCGATCAGTGGGGATTTGTTAGGTTATTTTATCATCACGAAATAGAATGGATATTTTAA
- a CDS encoding DUF2007 domain-containing protein gives MEDWKLLHVFSYYHEALLFIAKLEAYEIPHVVQDYNTITIQPFYSQAIGGIKVWVKNQDLEVAQQLLQEYLDPNKSVNSSLDDL, from the coding sequence ATGGAAGATTGGAAATTGTTACACGTTTTTTCATATTATCACGAAGCTTTGCTTTTTATTGCCAAACTAGAGGCTTATGAAATTCCTCATGTTGTTCAGGATTATAATACTATCACCATCCAGCCTTTTTATTCTCAAGCCATCGGGGGAATAAAAGTATGGGTGAAAAACCAGGATTTGGAAGTGGCTCAACAACTTTTGCAAGAGTATCTTGATCCCAATAAATCTGTAAATTCATCGTTAGATGATTTATGA
- a CDS encoding co-chaperone GroES, whose translation MKIKPLADRVVIKPEPAESRTSSGIIIPDTAKEKPQRGKVVAVGIGKKDEPLSVKVGDMVLYSKYAGTEITIDGEDYLIMKESDILAII comes from the coding sequence ATAAAGATTAAACCATTGGCAGATCGGGTTGTTATTAAACCTGAACCAGCAGAATCAAGAACAAGTAGTGGAATTATTATTCCCGACACAGCAAAAGAAAAACCTCAGAGAGGAAAAGTTGTGGCTGTTGGAATAGGAAAAAAAGATGAACCTCTATCAGTAAAGGTGGGCGACATGGTTCTTTATAGTAAGTACGCAGGTACTGAGATTACCATTGATGGGGAAGATTACCTCATTATGAAAGAATCCGACATTTTAGCAATTATTTAA
- the groL gene encoding chaperonin GroEL (60 kDa chaperone family; promotes refolding of misfolded polypeptides especially under stressful conditions; forms two stacked rings of heptamers to form a barrel-shaped 14mer; ends can be capped by GroES; misfolded proteins enter the barrel where they are refolded when GroES binds) produces MAKKILFGAEARRELKRGVDTLANAVKVTLGPQGRNVCIEKTYGAPIVTKDGVTVAKEIELPEKEHNMGAQMVKEVASKTNEVAGDGTTTATVLAQAIFNAGLKSVEAGSNPIDLKRGIDKAVAAVVEHIKGQSQTIGDSYEKIEQVAAISANNDPEIGKKIADAMQKVKKEGVITIEEAKGLETTVEVVEGMRFDRGYLSPYFVTDTEKMTVNFENAYILIHEKKINSMKELLPILEQVFKTNRPLLIIAEDLEGDALATLVVNKLRGSLRVAAVKAPGFGDRRKEMLEDIAILTGGVVISEEKGYKLEDAQLDYLGQAEKILIDKENTTIIKGAGSPEAIQARVKQIKAQIEQATSDYDKEKLQERLAKLAGGVAVIKVGAASEVELKEKKDRYNDALHATRAAVEEGIVPGGGVAYIRALEALNNVKVENEDEKTGVEIIRRAIEEPLRQIAENAGFDGSVIAQKVKEGKGDYGFNARTERFENLYESGVIDPTKVVRVALENAASVASMLLTTEAIIYEIKEEKNNPPMPGGGGMDMY; encoded by the coding sequence ATGGCAAAGAAAATCTTATTTGGTGCTGAAGCACGCAGGGAGTTAAAAAGGGGTGTAGACACCCTTGCCAATGCAGTAAAAGTCACCTTAGGTCCTCAAGGACGAAACGTTTGCATTGAGAAAACATACGGTGCTCCTATCGTCACAAAAGATGGAGTTACTGTTGCTAAAGAAATCGAGCTTCCCGAAAAAGAGCATAACATGGGAGCACAAATGGTAAAAGAAGTAGCCAGCAAAACCAATGAAGTTGCTGGTGACGGTACAACTACTGCCACTGTTCTTGCTCAAGCTATATTTAACGCTGGACTTAAAAGTGTTGAAGCTGGATCTAATCCTATCGACCTGAAGCGTGGCATTGATAAAGCTGTAGCAGCAGTTGTTGAACACATCAAAGGGCAATCACAAACCATTGGAGATAGTTATGAAAAAATCGAACAAGTAGCTGCCATTTCTGCTAACAATGACCCTGAAATAGGTAAGAAAATAGCCGACGCAATGCAGAAAGTTAAAAAAGAAGGGGTCATCACTATTGAAGAAGCAAAAGGTCTTGAAACCACCGTAGAAGTTGTTGAAGGCATGCGTTTCGACCGTGGTTATCTTTCTCCTTACTTTGTAACTGATACTGAAAAGATGACTGTAAACTTCGAAAATGCTTATATACTTATACACGAGAAGAAAATCAATAGCATGAAGGAACTTCTCCCTATACTTGAACAAGTCTTTAAAACCAACCGTCCATTGTTGATCATTGCCGAAGATCTTGAAGGCGATGCTTTAGCAACATTAGTGGTGAATAAATTAAGAGGTTCACTTCGTGTAGCTGCCGTTAAGGCTCCTGGTTTTGGTGATCGCCGCAAGGAAATGCTTGAAGATATAGCAATATTAACCGGTGGCGTTGTTATTAGCGAAGAAAAGGGATATAAGCTTGAAGATGCTCAGTTAGATTACCTCGGTCAAGCTGAAAAAATACTTATCGACAAAGAAAATACTACCATTATCAAAGGAGCCGGTTCCCCCGAAGCCATTCAGGCTCGTGTAAAGCAAATTAAAGCTCAAATAGAACAGGCTACAAGCGATTATGATAAAGAAAAATTGCAAGAACGTCTTGCAAAGCTTGCTGGTGGTGTTGCTGTTATTAAAGTTGGTGCTGCATCCGAAGTTGAACTTAAAGAAAAGAAAGATAGATATAATGACGCACTACATGCTACGAGGGCTGCAGTAGAGGAAGGTATTGTTCCAGGCGGTGGCGTAGCATACATTAGAGCTCTTGAAGCCCTCAACAATGTGAAAGTTGAGAATGAAGATGAAAAAACTGGCGTGGAAATTATTCGCCGTGCCATTGAAGAACCACTTCGTCAGATTGCTGAAAATGCTGGTTTCGACGGAAGCGTCATTGCTCAGAAAGTCAAAGAAGGTAAAGGCGATTATGGTTTTAATGCTCGCACTGAACGTTTTGAAAATTTGTACGAATCTGGAGTTATCGATCCCACCAAAGTTGTACGCGTAGCTCTGGAAAATGCTGCATCTGTAGCAAGCATGCTTCTTACCACTGAAGCCATTATCTACGAAATCAAAGAAGAAAAGAACAATCCTCCTATGCCTGGTGGTGGTGGAATGGATATGTACTAA
- a CDS encoding alpha/beta fold hydrolase — protein MKLYCISRGNPQNPALILLHGLLGMSDFWIPLINKWEKNFFVLAPDLRNHGRSPHVDNSSYEAMVDDIVELFSSNKIPSAHVIGHSMGGKVAMVLAFKYPSLLDSLVVVDMAPVKYEELSQEFKKIFYIVNHFAPQHYPNLTEIYQTFVLQGIEEKYVQLLLKNIRKNPITSRFEWKFNLSSLLSFEKEFSDFPIPVTQSSVPTLFIRGSLSSYLTENHVPIIHQYFPQNQIVTIPNAGHWVHVDQPDLFFNICNHFLIKVIQKKYPKHYPYVMD, from the coding sequence ATGAAACTTTATTGTATTTCTCGAGGAAATCCTCAAAATCCAGCATTAATACTTCTTCATGGTTTATTGGGAATGTCGGATTTTTGGATCCCACTAATAAACAAGTGGGAAAAAAATTTTTTTGTTTTAGCTCCTGATCTTCGCAATCACGGGCGAAGTCCCCATGTTGACAATTCTTCTTATGAAGCAATGGTTGACGATATAGTTGAGCTTTTTTCATCTAACAAAATTCCATCGGCTCATGTGATTGGGCATAGCATGGGAGGTAAAGTAGCTATGGTATTAGCCTTTAAATATCCTTCACTGCTTGATTCTCTTGTCGTTGTAGATATGGCTCCTGTAAAATACGAGGAACTTAGTCAAGAGTTTAAAAAAATTTTTTACATCGTAAACCATTTCGCTCCACAGCATTATCCAAATTTGACTGAAATTTATCAAACTTTTGTCTTGCAAGGTATAGAAGAAAAGTATGTTCAATTACTACTTAAGAACATAAGGAAAAACCCCATTACTAGCCGTTTTGAGTGGAAATTTAACCTTTCATCTTTGCTTTCATTTGAAAAAGAATTCTCTGATTTTCCAATTCCTGTCACACAATCTTCTGTTCCTACCTTATTCATAAGAGGTTCATTGTCTTCCTATTTAACTGAAAACCACGTTCCTATTATTCATCAATATTTTCCTCAAAATCAGATTGTAACTATTCCCAATGCAGGCCATTGGGTTCACGTCGATCAGCCAGATCTTTTTTTTAATATTTGTAATCATTTTCTAATAAAGGTCATTCAAAAAAAATATCCAAAACATTATCCCTATGTCATGGATTGA
- a CDS encoding TatD family hydrolase produces the protein MSWIDTHAHLYLKEFNHDFYHVVERAKLNDVEKVILPDLDSTEREKMINVFRTDPHFFSFMLGIHPTSVKSNYREEILKLEESFNNYPNPCGIGEIGIDLYWDITYKKEQIEVFEYQLHLAQKFNLPVSIHQRNSIELVLDILQHFNGKITGILHCFSGNVEQAKKAVNIGFYLGIGGVVTYKNSQIAEVVKNVGLSALVLETDAPYLSPAPLRGKRNEPAFLPIIAEKISSLTGHSIEEVARITYQNSKKLFYYE, from the coding sequence ATGTCATGGATTGACACACATGCTCATCTTTACTTAAAAGAATTCAACCATGATTTTTACCATGTCGTTGAGCGAGCAAAATTGAATGATGTTGAAAAAGTAATTCTACCCGACTTGGATAGCACCGAAAGAGAAAAGATGATCAATGTTTTTAGAACTGATCCTCACTTTTTTTCTTTTATGTTAGGGATACATCCAACCTCCGTCAAAAGTAATTATCGTGAGGAGATTCTTAAATTGGAAGAATCCTTTAATAATTATCCAAATCCATGCGGCATTGGCGAAATTGGTATTGATCTTTACTGGGATATTACATACAAAAAAGAGCAAATTGAAGTTTTCGAATATCAATTGCATCTTGCTCAAAAGTTTAATCTACCAGTGAGTATACATCAACGTAATTCGATCGAACTCGTACTCGATATTCTTCAACATTTCAATGGGAAAATCACTGGGATTTTACACTGTTTTAGTGGGAACGTTGAACAAGCAAAAAAAGCCGTTAATATAGGTTTTTATTTAGGAATTGGTGGTGTTGTTACTTACAAAAATAGTCAAATAGCTGAAGTGGTAAAAAACGTAGGATTATCTGCTCTTGTTCTAGAAACAGACGCCCCTTATCTTTCTCCCGCTCCGCTTCGAGGAAAAAGAAACGAACCTGCCTTTTTACCTATCATAGCCGAAAAAATTTCCTCCCTTACTGGCCATTCCATCGAAGAAGTTGCTAGAATTACATATCAAAATAGCAAAAAATTATTTTATTATGAATAG
- a CDS encoding type I asparaginase, giving the protein MNRRSVLIIYTGGTIGMVKNPRDGSLKPLDFDKFYVHMPVLENYPIDISFISLPKVIDSSDMNPDFWREIGQLLYDHYEQYDGFVILHGSDTMAYTASALSFMLENLNKPVILTGSQLPIGMIRSDARENLINSIEIAATYEDDTPVVPEVAICFENKLFRGNRTAKINAENFDAFLSPNYPLLAEIGVHIKFNKTAIAKPSFKKLKLLDRFKERVGVLKLFPGMSLNYAQSLLLHQELDIIILESYGSGNAPTNPDFLTLLKEAILHGKIIFNVTQCKGGSVLMGKYEASKQLLDLGVISGYDITLEAAITKSMFLLGNLENKDKIKELLNKNLRGEITPAPEN; this is encoded by the coding sequence ATGAATAGAAGATCTGTTTTGATTATTTATACGGGTGGAACTATCGGAATGGTAAAAAATCCACGAGATGGTTCATTAAAACCTCTTGACTTCGATAAATTTTATGTTCATATGCCAGTACTTGAAAACTATCCCATTGATATTTCATTTATCTCCTTGCCGAAAGTGATTGACTCATCAGACATGAACCCTGATTTTTGGAGAGAAATAGGACAACTCCTTTATGATCATTATGAACAATATGATGGCTTTGTAATTTTACACGGTTCAGACACGATGGCTTATACTGCCTCAGCTTTGAGTTTCATGCTGGAAAATTTAAATAAACCTGTCATTTTAACTGGTTCACAACTTCCCATTGGCATGATTCGCAGTGACGCACGTGAAAACCTTATCAATTCCATCGAAATAGCTGCCACCTATGAAGACGATACACCTGTGGTTCCTGAAGTTGCCATTTGCTTCGAAAACAAGCTTTTTCGAGGAAACCGCACGGCCAAAATTAATGCGGAAAATTTCGATGCTTTCTTATCTCCTAATTATCCATTACTAGCTGAAATCGGTGTACATATCAAATTCAACAAAACTGCCATAGCTAAACCCTCGTTTAAAAAACTCAAACTCTTAGATAGATTTAAGGAACGCGTAGGAGTTCTGAAACTTTTTCCAGGCATGTCGCTTAACTACGCCCAAAGCTTACTCTTACATCAAGAATTAGATATCATTATACTTGAAAGTTATGGCTCAGGCAATGCTCCAACCAACCCAGATTTTTTAACTCTTCTTAAGGAAGCTATACTTCATGGTAAAATAATATTTAACGTCACTCAATGTAAAGGAGGTTCTGTTCTAATGGGAAAATACGAAGCCAGCAAACAATTGCTTGATTTGGGAGTAATTTCTGGTTATGACATTACACTCGAAGCAGCCATTACCAAATCTATGTTTCTGCTTGGAAATCTGGAAAACAAAGACAAAATTAAAGAACTATTAAACAAAAATTTACGAGGTGAAATTACTCCTGCACCAGAAAATTAA
- a CDS encoding sigma-70 family RNA polymerase sigma factor translates to MELEHDHLTEKAKRDLKLIERALKDNDQAAYAELLSLYKDSVYYLMYKMTGDHNDAYDLTIEAFGKAFRYLRQYSTQYAFSTWLYKIASNNAIDYIRRKKFYYTSLDEEKEDEEQMFIRHTLKDTCPNPEELFIKKQRKKLVKKILEQLKPDYREIIELRFYNELSYEEIAEYLNIPIGTVKAKLFRARELLYQILKNKNI, encoded by the coding sequence ATGGAGCTAGAACATGATCATTTGACGGAAAAAGCAAAACGAGATCTAAAATTAATAGAACGTGCTTTAAAAGACAACGATCAGGCAGCATATGCAGAGCTTTTAAGTTTATATAAGGATTCCGTATATTATTTAATGTATAAAATGACGGGGGATCACAATGATGCTTATGACTTAACTATAGAAGCATTTGGTAAAGCTTTTCGTTATCTACGTCAATATTCCACTCAGTATGCTTTCAGTACTTGGCTCTATAAGATAGCTTCCAATAATGCTATCGATTACATACGAAGAAAAAAATTTTATTACACATCACTCGATGAAGAGAAAGAAGATGAAGAACAAATGTTCATTCGTCATACTTTAAAAGATACTTGCCCGAACCCGGAAGAACTTTTTATAAAAAAACAAAGGAAGAAGTTAGTAAAGAAAATTTTAGAACAACTTAAACCAGATTATCGCGAAATCATTGAACTTCGTTTTTACAACGAATTGAGCTATGAGGAAATAGCTGAATATTTAAATATTCCTATTGGAACTGTCAAAGCTAAATTGTTCAGAGCCAGAGAGTTATTATATCAAATTTTAAAAAATAAAAACATTTAA